In Archangium violaceum, the following are encoded in one genomic region:
- a CDS encoding GNAT family N-acetyltransferase, giving the protein MTTLCCRVATTQRQLDDALRVRWAVFGAELGLFGESVPPAPREVNCFDTLETTVHLVVYADDEPVATCRLLLPNPEVALATGRRWGIDLERKLDLSDVGGPGLVFAESTRFCVLEAWRHSEALVWLQVGLHEESRRRGVTHWIASANMETDSAEDAQLIFQVAAHQGLLSQRWRARALEPPRPPDISSAPHFTPAQRARARQGQLEGLRMPRVLSFFAHKMGARFIAEPLYDAGFHRFSLPLVAALDEIPASTLNRFEALRRGSSLRARA; this is encoded by the coding sequence ATGACGACACTGTGTTGCCGGGTCGCCACCACCCAGCGGCAGCTCGATGATGCGCTGCGCGTCCGCTGGGCCGTCTTCGGTGCGGAGCTGGGATTGTTCGGGGAATCCGTTCCACCCGCGCCGCGGGAGGTGAACTGTTTCGACACGCTGGAGACCACCGTGCACCTCGTCGTCTACGCGGATGACGAGCCGGTGGCCACCTGCCGGTTGTTGCTGCCCAACCCCGAGGTGGCGCTCGCCACGGGGAGACGGTGGGGAATCGACCTGGAGCGGAAGCTGGACCTGTCGGACGTGGGGGGACCGGGTCTCGTGTTCGCGGAGAGCACGCGCTTCTGCGTCCTCGAGGCGTGGCGCCACTCCGAGGCGCTCGTGTGGCTACAGGTCGGGCTCCATGAGGAGAGCCGGCGCCGGGGTGTGACGCATTGGATTGCCTCGGCCAATATGGAGACGGACTCCGCCGAGGACGCCCAGCTCATCTTCCAGGTGGCGGCGCACCAGGGACTGCTGAGCCAGCGCTGGCGTGCCCGGGCCCTCGAGCCCCCGAGACCTCCCGACATTTCGAGCGCGCCCCACTTCACTCCCGCGCAGCGGGCACGCGCCAGGCAGGGACAGCTCGAGGGTCTGCGGATGCCCCGGGTGTTGTCGTTCTTCGCTCACAAGATGGGTGCGCGCTTCATCGCCGAGCCGCTCTACGACGCGGGCTTCCACCGCTTCTCCCTGCCGCTCGTCGCTGCGCTCGATGAGATTCCCGCCAGCACGTTGAACCGCTTCGAGGCCCTGCGCCGCGGCAGCTCGCTCCGCGCCCGAGCCTGA
- a CDS encoding HNH endonuclease gives MTSDARGPRRFSKADRDAAYDKSQDTTGRARCEYCDEELVRESGQSKSYEADHRKPYIKGGSSSAENLAPSCRACNREKGAREVDVDWVPPKER, from the coding sequence ATGACGTCGGATGCGCGGGGACCACGTCGATTCAGCAAGGCAGACCGCGACGCGGCTTACGATAAGAGCCAGGATACAACGGGCCGAGCGCGCTGTGAGTACTGCGACGAAGAACTGGTAAGAGAGTCGGGGCAGTCGAAATCCTATGAGGCGGATCATCGAAAGCCGTACATCAAAGGTGGCTCCTCTTCAGCCGAGAATCTGGCTCCTTCCTGCCGAGCGTGTAACCGCGAGAAAGGAGCCAGGGAGGTGGATGTTGACTGGGTTCCTCCAAAAGAACGTTAG
- a CDS encoding ImmA/IrrE family metallo-endopeptidase: MIEGWLREAVKACGLPSSPTLGDLRDQVRMSLPLTLVKRPRLTCGLARDWLDSMGRAHGGLPRTDRRLHGCMVAHGGGGILFYDSQDDELQQRFTLAHEVAHFVLDHHLPRARALRSFGETILPVLDGKRPPAPHESLFLMLERIPTGVQVRRMERNDSGEPCTGREMEAELHADRLAFELLAPAREALPLLRRASRQEAAAELASRFGLPEREARAYARLLMAREPARRSFFVNLVPVEECSHE, translated from the coding sequence ATGATTGAAGGTTGGCTGCGAGAAGCCGTGAAGGCATGCGGTCTGCCGTCCTCCCCAACGCTCGGCGACCTGCGCGATCAGGTGCGCATGTCGCTGCCACTCACCCTGGTGAAAAGGCCACGCCTCACGTGTGGCCTGGCCCGGGACTGGCTGGATTCAATGGGGCGCGCGCACGGCGGGCTGCCTCGCACGGACCGTCGTCTGCATGGGTGCATGGTGGCACATGGGGGCGGCGGCATCCTCTTCTATGACAGCCAGGACGATGAGCTCCAGCAACGCTTCACCCTGGCGCATGAAGTGGCGCACTTCGTGCTCGACCACCACCTGCCCCGGGCCCGGGCGCTGCGCTCCTTCGGGGAGACCATTCTCCCGGTCCTCGACGGCAAGCGCCCCCCCGCCCCCCACGAGTCCCTGTTCTTGATGCTCGAACGCATCCCCACGGGCGTCCAGGTCAGGCGCATGGAGCGCAACGACTCCGGCGAACCCTGTACGGGAAGGGAGATGGAGGCGGAGCTGCACGCGGATCGGCTCGCCTTCGAGCTCCTGGCCCCGGCCAGGGAAGCACTTCCCCTTCTGAGACGCGCCTCCAGACAGGAGGCGGCCGCCGAGCTGGCCTCCCGATTCGGGCTCCCGGAGAGAGAGGCACGCGCCTACGCCCGGTTGCTGATGGCCCGGGAGCCCGCCCGGCGCTCCTTCTTCGTGAACCTCGTGCCCGTGGAGGAGTGCTCGCATGAGTGA
- a CDS encoding RNA polymerase sigma factor: MRNPPPEDERALHERVLQHDPVAPTDVFKTYMELIEKVLRKMGVDEDAAHDSAVEVIWSYLDTPGRYDPGKKVSLFTYLKRAAIHRVVDKRRSADARARRTHEFVRSVEQGARTPNEVMEASVRSREAVDQLEKGNYLTERDRAALRLILAGEVSTEEIAKALGLPPKPLAELRREVKRHKDRLMKLLERFGKEDSDDES; the protein is encoded by the coding sequence ATGCGCAATCCACCACCAGAGGATGAACGGGCTCTGCACGAGCGTGTGCTCCAGCACGATCCAGTAGCCCCCACGGACGTCTTCAAGACGTACATGGAGCTGATCGAGAAGGTCCTGAGGAAGATGGGCGTTGACGAGGACGCGGCCCATGACTCCGCTGTCGAGGTCATCTGGTCCTACCTCGACACGCCTGGTCGGTATGACCCCGGCAAGAAGGTGAGCCTGTTCACCTACCTCAAGCGGGCAGCCATTCACCGGGTGGTGGACAAACGTCGCTCAGCGGACGCGCGAGCCCGCCGCACGCACGAATTCGTCCGTTCTGTCGAACAAGGCGCGAGGACTCCGAATGAGGTGATGGAGGCGTCCGTGAGGTCGAGAGAAGCCGTGGATCAGCTGGAGAAGGGGAACTACCTGACCGAGCGGGATCGCGCCGCCCTCCGGCTCATCCTCGCCGGAGAGGTATCGACCGAGGAGATCGCCAAGGCCCTGGGGCTCCCCCCCAAGCCCCTGGCCGAGCTGCGGCGAGAGGTGAAGCGGCACAAGGACCGCCTCATGAAGTTGCTGGAGCGTTTTGGAAAGGAGGATTCCGATGACGAATCCTAA
- a CDS encoding NADPH-dependent F420 reductase, protein MRTIGLIGAGHIGSALAKLAIDAGYDVVLSNSRGPETLSGLVAQLGPKARAGTTQEAARAGDIVVVTIPLKNYKSVPVEPLKGKIVIDTNNYYPQRDGQIPELDSEKTTTSELLQAHLPESKVVKAFNHIWFEHLKTQGQPAGSKNRRALAISGNDAEAKKVVAGLIDTFGFDVVDAGPLSEGWRFQRDLPAYNRPFNAQEMKVALGEAKRYAELGR, encoded by the coding sequence ATGAGAACGATTGGACTCATTGGCGCGGGACACATCGGAAGCGCCCTGGCGAAGCTCGCGATCGACGCGGGCTACGACGTGGTGCTGAGCAACTCACGCGGTCCGGAGACACTCTCCGGCCTCGTCGCCCAGCTCGGCCCGAAGGCCAGGGCCGGCACGACGCAGGAGGCCGCCAGGGCGGGCGACATCGTCGTGGTCACGATTCCGCTGAAGAACTACAAGTCGGTTCCGGTCGAGCCCCTCAAGGGTAAGATCGTGATCGACACCAACAACTACTACCCTCAGCGCGACGGGCAGATCCCCGAGCTCGACTCCGAGAAGACCACCACCAGCGAGCTGCTGCAGGCTCACCTGCCAGAGTCCAAGGTGGTCAAGGCCTTCAATCACATCTGGTTCGAGCACCTCAAGACGCAGGGGCAGCCCGCGGGCTCCAAGAATCGCCGGGCGCTGGCGATCTCCGGCAACGACGCCGAGGCCAAGAAGGTCGTCGCCGGGTTGATCGACACGTTCGGTTTCGACGTGGTGGATGCCGGCCCGCTGTCGGAGGGCTGGCGCTTCCAGCGCGACCTGCCGGCCTACAACCGCCCCTTCAACGCGCAGGAGATGAAGGTGGCCCTCGGCGAGGCCAAACGCTACGCCGAGCTCGGGCGTTAG
- a CDS encoding iron-containing redox enzyme family protein, whose protein sequence is MHTQTGTQTRTDWTEALEHEARTLLEELDAHPAARRLFDGTLDAGGYARYLVQTYHYVRWSTPLLAEAGQRMKHLGLHPELGELLIQKAAEERGHERWLLADLRNLGWPAERVEGAGRSPAVTAYIAWNRYTTMSGMPAAFLGTAYVLEYLSVHRASATVERLLAANTIPNIHKAVTFLRGHGNADGAHVAELVSVLRSLTDPAEQSALLLSARTTRALYTGLFARETAKHPAHTS, encoded by the coding sequence ATGCACACGCAGACCGGAACGCAGACTCGGACGGATTGGACGGAGGCCCTGGAGCACGAGGCGCGCACCTTGTTGGAGGAACTGGATGCGCATCCCGCCGCCCGGCGGCTCTTCGATGGGACCCTCGACGCGGGCGGCTACGCCCGCTACCTGGTGCAGACGTACCACTACGTGCGGTGGAGCACGCCATTGTTGGCGGAGGCGGGCCAGAGGATGAAGCATCTGGGTCTGCACCCCGAGTTGGGGGAGCTGCTCATCCAGAAGGCAGCGGAGGAGCGGGGGCACGAGCGGTGGTTGCTGGCGGATCTGCGGAACCTGGGGTGGCCGGCCGAGCGCGTGGAGGGCGCGGGACGCTCCCCCGCCGTCACCGCCTACATCGCGTGGAATCGCTATACGACGATGTCTGGGATGCCCGCCGCGTTCCTCGGCACGGCCTACGTGCTGGAGTACCTGTCCGTGCACCGCGCCAGCGCGACCGTGGAGCGCCTGCTCGCGGCCAACACCATTCCGAACATCCACAAGGCCGTCACCTTCCTGCGCGGGCACGGAAACGCGGATGGAGCGCACGTGGCCGAGCTGGTCTCGGTGCTGCGCTCGCTGACGGACCCGGCGGAACAGTCCGCGCTGCTGCTGTCGGCCCGCACCACGCGCGCCCTCTACACCGGCCTCTTCGCCAGGGAGACGGCGAAGCACCCGGCCCATACTTCCTAG
- a CDS encoding helix-turn-helix transcriptional regulator, which translates to MDMSDLSSHERKLAFMLQDIFLSSLDLAEVFSAAREPFARLLPSDYAALGVSRPGQPTAYDWLVAEMPAPYFDDYPELASDDFVRSSVVRQPGRVLRDTEMVAREVLERSALYRHGRELGMPMEHVMAVMLNVSQDSHAGFMLYRARRRPFSDRTRDILEWLTPRLVATVRNCQRFSEEVKHRQLLDALGRYQRESLLVLAPPAIEVKRTGRTTELLEKWFTASERGPSGIPKVLLERLSMLVRVEGSMGLAPDTWEWERPESTLKVTCNRLPVEGRLLWVLTLEEVPMNLLSTWRKKLTPRELEIADSVLEGCQNEDIAEERRCAVGTVKKHLSRIYKKLGVDGRADFISRALRP; encoded by the coding sequence ATGGACATGTCGGATCTGAGCTCCCATGAGCGGAAGCTCGCGTTCATGCTCCAGGACATCTTCCTCAGCTCGCTGGACCTGGCGGAGGTGTTCTCCGCCGCCAGGGAGCCCTTTGCCCGGCTGCTTCCGTCGGATTACGCCGCCCTGGGCGTGTCCAGACCCGGGCAGCCCACCGCCTATGACTGGCTGGTGGCGGAGATGCCGGCGCCGTACTTCGACGACTACCCCGAGCTGGCCTCCGACGACTTCGTGCGCAGTTCCGTGGTGCGTCAACCCGGCAGGGTGCTGCGGGATACGGAAATGGTCGCGCGTGAGGTGCTGGAGCGCAGCGCTCTCTACCGGCATGGCCGAGAGCTGGGCATGCCGATGGAGCACGTCATGGCGGTGATGTTGAACGTGAGCCAGGACAGTCACGCGGGGTTCATGCTGTACCGGGCACGGCGTCGGCCCTTTTCCGATCGCACCCGGGACATCCTCGAGTGGCTGACGCCCCGGCTGGTGGCCACGGTCCGCAATTGTCAGAGGTTCTCCGAGGAGGTGAAGCACAGGCAGCTCCTGGATGCGCTCGGCCGCTACCAGCGGGAGTCGCTCCTCGTACTGGCGCCTCCCGCCATCGAAGTGAAACGCACGGGGCGTACCACCGAGCTGTTGGAGAAGTGGTTCACCGCCTCCGAGCGCGGTCCCTCGGGTATTCCCAAGGTGCTGCTGGAGCGGTTGTCCATGCTGGTCCGCGTGGAAGGAAGCATGGGCCTCGCGCCAGACACCTGGGAGTGGGAGCGCCCGGAAAGCACGCTGAAGGTGACGTGCAACCGGCTGCCCGTGGAAGGCCGTCTGCTGTGGGTTCTGACACTGGAGGAGGTTCCGATGAATCTGCTTTCGACATGGCGCAAGAAGCTCACACCGCGCGAGTTGGAGATCGCGGACAGCGTGCTCGAGGGATGCCAGAATGAAGACATCGCCGAGGAGCGCCGCTGCGCGGTGGGCACGGTGAAGAAACACCTGTCTCGCATCTACAAGAAGCTGGGCGTGGACGGCCGGGCGGACTTCATCTCGAGAGCGCTCCGCCCATGA